A genome region from Archaeoglobus fulgidus DSM 4304 includes the following:
- a CDS encoding SAM hydrolase/SAM-dependent halogenase family protein yields the protein MKVVSLLTDFGDFYPGVMKGVILSLAPEARIVDITHSVEPQNILQGAFLLYHSFRYFRNAVHVAVVDPGVGSERRALVIEGKNHFFVGPDNGILYPSAVEDGIKAAYSIKEEISELVGELSSTFHGRDIFAPAAAMVVRGDYTYFEEINKEELEKLELFDCSIQGNKVRCRVVYVDRFGNVVTNLREVKGKGFYFRGVEFPFVKTYSDVDVGKPLSLIGSFGTLELSVREGSAAEMLGIKRGGGWIELEVL from the coding sequence ATGAAGGTCGTTTCGCTGCTCACGGACTTCGGGGACTTCTATCCGGGAGTGATGAAGGGAGTCATCCTCAGCCTCGCCCCGGAAGCGAGAATCGTTGATATTACTCATTCTGTGGAGCCGCAGAACATCCTGCAGGGGGCCTTCCTCCTCTACCACTCTTTCAGGTATTTCAGGAATGCTGTGCATGTAGCAGTGGTTGACCCCGGAGTTGGTAGCGAAAGAAGGGCTTTGGTGATTGAGGGGAAAAACCACTTCTTCGTAGGCCCCGATAACGGAATTCTCTATCCTTCAGCAGTTGAAGATGGAATTAAGGCTGCTTACTCCATCAAAGAGGAGATTTCAGAGCTCGTTGGAGAGCTTTCCTCCACCTTCCACGGCAGGGACATCTTCGCTCCAGCAGCAGCGATGGTGGTGAGGGGAGATTACACCTACTTTGAGGAAATTAACAAAGAGGAGCTGGAAAAGCTTGAACTCTTCGATTGCTCAATACAGGGCAATAAAGTTAGGTGCAGAGTTGTTTATGTCGACAGATTCGGGAATGTGGTGACAAATCTCAGGGAAGTGAAGGGGAAAGGATTTTACTTCAGAGGTGTTGAGTTTCCCTTTGTGAAAACGTACTCTGATGTTGATGTTGGGAAACCTCTCTCGCTGATCGGAAGCTTTGGCACCCTTGAGCTGAGCGTAAGGGAGGGCAGCGCTGCCGAGATGCTTGGAATTAAGAGGGGAGGGGGCTGGATAGAGCTGGAGGTTTTGTAA
- a CDS encoding efflux RND transporter permease subunit: protein MLPVERPLLTILLISSVIAFFIFSAQNLEFGSADYADSFPPWDAIYRQYELYYKDFGYTPENVYIIVKAEDVLSRDVMEYMLSLQKVLEGRDGVVSTSSPASILRDVLGDIPDSEELVGETAERLAKSLLPERSFALISVQIESMENDRLMELAEEIERILQFVSPPPGVVVDVTGGAVLMYQIAKAVEEDVYRTFFIASVTMIAVLVAVFSGVVRSKLTVLFPLIVSLMSVAVMAGLLPLLGLQMTEYNSATIPILIGLAIDYAAQLQNRYEEERRGGREVDEALEEALNHTRFPLFMAMATTVIGFASMCAPGIPSLFWFSFLLSVGLITAFLLSNTFLPSLLKLSDRGGREESISPGILEKLLTTIAKVTIANSRKILALTLILIVVGAYASTHVELETNRRKYAPPDLPALVKFEEIERKVSPQYVYALVLSTERIDAESVVKAEELAKYISSREEIYDYDSLGKTLEEYYGAIPAESFSKAIDALPKSIYSRFISGNQLAVYFYTNTQTEEEVEKMMRSIENDLRFLEWDGDYYITGFPVILGHLSEVLFSSLNLMTLVAYLLIVTFLLLAYRSVVRAIIPLISISVAVASMNVCMLLMGIKQTTISIALNSIVLGMGIDYSIHITERYFEERGKFGVEESVKRTVERTGKAVLTSALTTAGGFGALYFSTFPVLSNFGILAFIAIIFSLLAATSAVPALLILYEKNYFREILKMT from the coding sequence ATGCTCCCTGTCGAACGCCCGCTCCTTACGATCCTTCTAATCTCGTCTGTAATCGCTTTCTTTATCTTCTCAGCCCAAAACCTTGAATTTGGATCTGCTGACTATGCAGACAGCTTTCCTCCATGGGATGCGATTTACAGGCAGTATGAGCTTTACTACAAGGATTTTGGCTATACTCCCGAAAACGTTTACATCATCGTGAAGGCTGAGGACGTTTTGAGCAGAGATGTTATGGAGTACATGCTCTCCCTCCAGAAGGTTCTTGAGGGGAGGGATGGCGTTGTTTCTACCTCTTCTCCCGCCTCCATCCTTCGTGATGTGCTTGGAGATATTCCTGACAGCGAAGAACTCGTTGGGGAAACTGCTGAAAGGCTCGCCAAGTCCCTTTTGCCTGAAAGGAGCTTTGCTCTGATTTCTGTTCAAATTGAAAGCATGGAGAATGACAGGCTAATGGAGCTTGCTGAGGAGATTGAGAGGATTCTGCAATTCGTCTCTCCTCCGCCCGGAGTTGTTGTTGACGTTACGGGCGGGGCTGTGCTGATGTACCAGATTGCTAAGGCCGTTGAGGAGGATGTTTACCGCACATTTTTCATAGCATCAGTGACGATGATTGCAGTCCTAGTTGCCGTTTTCAGCGGGGTCGTGAGGAGCAAGCTCACGGTTTTGTTTCCCTTAATTGTTTCTCTGATGTCCGTTGCAGTTATGGCTGGATTGCTGCCCCTTCTGGGGCTTCAGATGACAGAGTACAACTCCGCAACAATCCCCATTCTAATCGGTCTTGCCATTGACTACGCTGCCCAGCTTCAGAACCGCTATGAGGAAGAGAGGAGGGGAGGGAGAGAGGTTGATGAGGCCTTAGAGGAGGCATTAAACCACACTAGGTTCCCCCTTTTCATGGCCATGGCCACAACAGTAATTGGCTTCGCATCGATGTGTGCTCCGGGAATTCCTTCGCTCTTCTGGTTCAGCTTCCTCCTTTCAGTTGGTCTTATTACCGCTTTTTTGCTTTCGAACACCTTCTTGCCTTCACTGCTAAAGCTTTCCGACAGAGGAGGGAGAGAGGAATCCATTTCCCCCGGAATTCTTGAAAAGCTTCTCACGACAATAGCCAAGGTTACAATAGCCAATTCGAGAAAAATTCTTGCTTTAACTCTGATTCTGATTGTTGTCGGAGCTTATGCCAGCACACACGTTGAGCTTGAAACGAACAGGAGGAAGTATGCTCCTCCAGACCTTCCAGCTTTGGTTAAGTTCGAGGAGATTGAGAGAAAGGTTTCCCCGCAGTACGTCTACGCTCTGGTTCTTTCTACAGAGAGAATTGATGCGGAAAGTGTTGTGAAAGCTGAAGAGCTGGCCAAGTACATTTCCTCAAGGGAGGAGATTTACGACTACGACTCCCTCGGGAAGACCTTGGAGGAGTATTACGGTGCCATCCCTGCAGAGAGTTTTTCGAAGGCTATTGATGCTCTTCCCAAAAGCATTTACAGCAGGTTTATTTCTGGGAACCAGCTGGCAGTCTACTTCTACACCAACACGCAGACGGAGGAGGAAGTTGAGAAGATGATGCGGAGCATCGAAAATGACTTGAGATTTCTGGAGTGGGATGGGGATTACTACATAACGGGCTTCCCCGTCATCCTCGGCCATCTCAGTGAGGTTCTATTCAGCAGCCTCAACCTCATGACGTTGGTGGCGTATCTGCTCATCGTAACTTTCCTTCTCCTCGCCTACCGCTCTGTTGTGAGGGCCATCATACCGCTCATCAGCATTTCTGTGGCTGTAGCTTCGATGAACGTCTGCATGCTTTTGATGGGGATTAAGCAGACGACCATTTCAATAGCCCTCAACTCAATTGTGCTGGGAATGGGTATTGATTACTCCATCCACATCACGGAAAGGTACTTCGAGGAGAGGGGGAAGTTTGGTGTGGAGGAGTCCGTTAAGAGAACAGTTGAGAGAACGGGAAAAGCTGTCCTCACCTCAGCCCTAACAACTGCGGGCGGGTTTGGGGCCCTTTACTTCTCCACCTTCCCCGTTTTGAGCAACTTCGGAATTCTCGCATTCATAGCTATAATCTTCAGCCTTCTGGCAGCGACCTCAGCAGTCCCTGCGCTGCTGATTCTCTACGAGAAAAACTACTTCAGGGAAATCCTGAAAATGACCTGA
- a CDS encoding DUF61 family protein gives MDEKTLAKMIEAVNKHMPEKTRSLAEMLKEKDPTIRAKDGNEYYIEKRELEFIAQHVDELDWPRFRIPVILEMNDIGGERVIYVRDKLHAEFIKRAFGFDRVLNGILTLYMYELPQIRRKLRTASQVIFRISLK, from the coding sequence ATGGATGAGAAAACTCTTGCCAAGATGATTGAAGCCGTGAACAAGCACATGCCCGAAAAGACGAGAAGCTTAGCGGAGATGCTGAAGGAAAAGGACCCAACCATCAGAGCGAAGGATGGAAATGAATACTACATTGAGAAGAGAGAGCTTGAGTTCATAGCCCAGCACGTGGACGAGCTTGACTGGCCGAGGTTCAGAATTCCCGTAATCCTTGAGATGAACGACATTGGAGGGGAGAGGGTTATTTACGTCAGAGATAAGCTTCATGCAGAGTTCATTAAAAGAGCCTTCGGCTTTGACAGAGTTCTCAACGGAATACTGACACTCTACATGTACGAGCTTCCGCAAATACGCCGTAAGCTGAGAACGGCAAGTCAGGTCATTTTCAGGATTTCCCTGAAGTAG